A genomic segment from Pseudomonas sp. M30-35 encodes:
- a CDS encoding CaiB/BaiF CoA-transferase family protein: protein MTDQNVTNMALQGLKVVEMGQLIAGPFASKLLGEFGAQVVKIEPPKVGDPLRKWRKIKDGTSLWWHVQSRNKQSLTLNLKEAEGQDIVRKLIAEADILVENFRPGTLEGWGLGWDALSKINPRLIMLRISGYGQTGPYRDLPGFGVIGEAMGGLRHLSGYPGQAPVRVGISIGDSLSSLYGVIGVLLALQERQRSGLGQFIDVALYESVFAMMESLIPEYDAFNYIREPAGSALPGITPSNSYPCDDGSFVLIAGNGDSIYKRLMTLIGREDLANDPRLAQNDGRSEHAELIDQAIADWTCQRGRDEVLAALNEARVPAGFPYTAADIVKDPHYLARQMIETVQTAAGPLKVPGVLPKLSRTPGRIGTGGPALGEHTDDVLAGLGLTDEQRQGLRDRGIV, encoded by the coding sequence ATGACAGATCAAAACGTGACCAACATGGCGCTGCAAGGGTTGAAAGTGGTTGAGATGGGCCAGCTGATTGCTGGTCCGTTCGCCAGCAAACTACTCGGCGAGTTTGGCGCGCAAGTGGTCAAGATCGAACCACCGAAGGTCGGTGACCCGCTGCGCAAATGGCGCAAGATTAAAGATGGCACCTCACTCTGGTGGCATGTGCAGTCGCGTAATAAGCAGTCACTGACACTGAACCTCAAGGAAGCCGAAGGTCAGGACATCGTACGCAAGTTGATTGCTGAAGCCGATATCCTGGTTGAGAACTTCCGTCCAGGAACGCTTGAAGGCTGGGGGCTGGGCTGGGATGCGTTATCAAAGATCAATCCACGGCTGATTATGCTGCGTATTTCTGGCTACGGTCAGACCGGCCCATACCGTGATCTACCCGGCTTCGGCGTGATCGGTGAAGCAATGGGCGGTCTGCGTCATCTTTCCGGTTATCCGGGCCAAGCGCCGGTCCGAGTGGGCATCAGCATCGGCGATTCCCTGTCATCGCTTTACGGCGTGATTGGCGTATTGCTCGCACTGCAAGAGCGCCAGCGTAGCGGGCTGGGCCAATTCATTGATGTGGCCTTATATGAGTCCGTCTTTGCCATGATGGAAAGCCTGATTCCCGAATACGATGCCTTTAACTACATCCGCGAACCCGCTGGCAGCGCCCTGCCCGGCATTACGCCATCAAATTCTTATCCCTGTGATGATGGCAGCTTCGTATTGATCGCCGGCAATGGCGACAGTATCTACAAGCGTCTGATGACCCTGATTGGACGCGAAGACCTGGCCAACGATCCACGTTTGGCACAGAACGATGGCCGCAGTGAGCATGCCGAGTTGATTGACCAAGCCATCGCCGATTGGACATGCCAGCGTGGCCGCGACGAAGTACTTGCTGCACTGAATGAAGCCCGCGTTCCAGCAGGTTTCCCTTATACCGCGGCAGATATCGTTAAAGACCCGCATTACCTTGCGCGGCAGATGATCGAAACCGTACAAACCGCTGCGGGCCCATTAAAAGTACCCGGCGTGCTGCCAAAGCTGAGCCGCACACCGGGCCGCATCGGCACCGGAGGCCCGGCCCTGGGTGAACATACTGATGACGTTCTAGCGGGTCTGGGTCTCACCGACGAGCAGCGTCAGGGCTTGCGCGACCGCGGCATAGTTTGA
- a CDS encoding LysR family transcriptional regulator, with translation MRRIDFTTLKVFIAIADERSLTKAAEREHLALAAVSKRVSDLESQLGINLLYRQPKGVELTPAGHALLHHARTVMDNLEQLNADLSEFSDGVKGHVRIHANTSAVIEFLPEDLSTFTQLHPEVKIDLEERVSSEAIRAVREGLTDIGIFAGHVPADDLQVFTYRHDQLVLVTPHDHPLATRSSVALRETVGYDFIGLQQDASLHSLLQHSVHHLGASLRLRIQVRSFEAICRMIHTGMGIGVLPEIAVRTYLPALNVQMVNLTDDWARREIKIAVRSIDALSVTAKQMLEHLVSSESRVSDLRLPS, from the coding sequence ATGCGCCGTATCGACTTCACAACACTCAAAGTGTTTATCGCGATTGCCGATGAACGCAGCCTGACCAAGGCCGCCGAGCGTGAGCATCTCGCATTGGCTGCGGTCAGTAAACGGGTGAGTGATCTTGAGAGCCAACTGGGTATCAACTTGCTTTATCGCCAGCCAAAGGGCGTTGAATTGACTCCGGCCGGGCATGCATTGCTGCACCATGCGCGCACCGTTATGGATAACCTTGAACAGTTGAACGCAGACCTCAGCGAGTTCAGTGACGGAGTTAAAGGCCATGTGCGTATTCACGCCAATACGTCTGCGGTTATTGAATTTCTACCCGAAGACTTGAGCACGTTCACCCAGTTGCATCCAGAGGTGAAAATTGATCTGGAAGAGCGGGTCAGCAGTGAAGCTATCCGTGCAGTCCGCGAGGGGCTGACCGACATTGGCATTTTTGCCGGGCATGTACCCGCTGACGATTTGCAGGTGTTCACCTACCGCCATGATCAGTTAGTACTGGTGACACCGCATGATCATCCACTGGCTACACGCAGTTCGGTAGCCCTGCGTGAAACCGTGGGTTATGACTTTATTGGCCTGCAACAGGATGCTTCGCTGCACAGTCTGCTGCAGCATTCGGTACATCATCTTGGCGCCTCTTTGCGTTTGCGTATTCAGGTGCGCAGCTTTGAGGCGATATGCCGGATGATCCACACAGGCATGGGCATCGGCGTGTTACCTGAGATTGCCGTGCGTACATATCTGCCAGCCTTGAATGTACAGATGGTTAACCTCACCGATGACTGGGCACGGCGCGAAATCAAGATTGCGGTGCGCAGTATTGATGCGCTTTCGGTGACGGCAAAACAGATGCTCGAACATCTGGTAAGCAGTGAGTCACGTGTTAGCGACTTGCGTTTGCCTTCGTGA
- a CDS encoding TRAP transporter substrate-binding protein, which yields MYKLPFKTLLCAAAVSMSVGFASLAQAADPIIIKFAHVVADNTPKGQGALLFKKLVEERLPGKVQVEVYPNSSLYGDGKEMEALLLGDVQMLAPSLAKFEQYSKPIQIFDLPFLFDNLAAADRFQSSPQGKALLKSMESKNITGLAYWHNGTKQLSANKPLRVPGDARGLKFRVQASAVLEEQFKAIRANPRKMSFAEVYQGLQTGVVNGTENTWSNYASQKVNEVQKYMTESDHGLIDYMLITNTKFWNTLPEDIRTQLDEIVAEVTIAVNKEAEELNKKAKQKIIDSGTTEIITLTPEERAQWREAMKPVWKKFEPEIGADLIKAAEASNTP from the coding sequence ATGTACAAGCTTCCATTCAAGACACTGCTATGCGCGGCTGCTGTATCGATGTCGGTTGGCTTCGCCAGCTTGGCGCAAGCAGCAGACCCGATCATCATCAAGTTCGCCCACGTGGTTGCAGACAACACCCCGAAAGGCCAAGGTGCATTACTGTTTAAAAAACTGGTGGAAGAGCGTCTACCGGGCAAAGTACAGGTTGAGGTCTATCCAAACTCATCACTCTATGGTGACGGGAAGGAAATGGAGGCATTGCTGTTGGGCGATGTACAAATGTTGGCGCCATCGCTAGCCAAATTTGAACAGTATTCCAAACCGATTCAGATCTTTGACCTGCCATTTTTGTTTGACAACCTGGCCGCCGCTGACCGTTTTCAAAGCAGCCCACAAGGCAAGGCTTTGCTGAAGTCGATGGAAAGCAAAAACATTACAGGTTTGGCTTATTGGCACAATGGCACCAAGCAATTATCGGCAAATAAGCCATTGCGTGTTCCGGGCGATGCCCGTGGCCTGAAGTTCCGTGTGCAAGCCTCCGCCGTACTTGAAGAGCAGTTCAAGGCGATCAGGGCTAACCCACGCAAAATGAGTTTTGCCGAGGTTTACCAAGGCTTGCAGACTGGCGTGGTCAATGGCACCGAGAACACTTGGTCGAACTACGCCAGCCAGAAAGTCAATGAAGTGCAGAAGTACATGACTGAGTCGGATCATGGCCTTATCGACTACATGCTGATCACCAACACCAAGTTCTGGAATACGTTGCCAGAGGATATTCGCACGCAGTTGGATGAAATCGTTGCTGAGGTCACTATTGCAGTGAACAAAGAGGCCGAAGAGCTTAATAAAAAAGCTAAGCAAAAAATCATTGACTCCGGCACCACTGAAATCATCACCCTGACGCCTGAAGAACGTGCGCAATGGCGCGAAGCGATGAAGCCCGTTTGGAAGAAGTTTGAACCAGAAATTGGTGCTGATCTAATCAAAGCGGCTGAGGCTTCAAACACGCCTTAA
- a CDS encoding TRAP transporter small permease, with the protein MGALRRVWDHFEEGFIAFLLGSMTLVTFTYVILNNLYTFFYSWADKWEGGSETLFWIGDHILDMAQSMTWSIALTKALFAWLIFFGLAYGVRTAGHIGVDALVKLAPRPIQRVIGLIACVACLTYAGMIAVGSFDWVKTLFTAGIGAEDLGHYGIQQWHITAIVPFGYAMVFIRFLEIFVRILSNKQTGLGLADEAADALKLKEHGEHNQ; encoded by the coding sequence ATGGGCGCCCTAAGGCGCGTTTGGGACCACTTCGAAGAAGGCTTCATAGCCTTTCTATTAGGGTCGATGACGCTAGTAACCTTTACCTACGTAATCCTTAACAACCTCTACACCTTCTTCTACAGCTGGGCTGACAAGTGGGAAGGCGGTAGCGAAACCTTGTTTTGGATCGGTGACCACATCCTCGACATGGCGCAGTCCATGACCTGGAGTATTGCCCTGACCAAGGCGCTGTTTGCCTGGTTAATATTTTTCGGTTTGGCCTACGGTGTCCGCACTGCAGGGCATATCGGTGTGGATGCGCTGGTCAAGCTGGCCCCACGTCCAATTCAGCGAGTCATTGGCCTGATCGCTTGCGTTGCCTGCCTGACTTACGCCGGAATGATCGCGGTTGGCAGCTTTGACTGGGTCAAAACCCTGTTCACTGCGGGCATCGGTGCTGAAGACCTTGGCCATTACGGCATCCAGCAATGGCACATCACCGCCATCGTGCCATTTGGCTACGCCATGGTGTTTATCCGTTTTCTGGAAATTTTCGTGCGCATTCTGAGCAACAAGCAAACTGGCCTGGGCTTGGCTGATGAAGCAGCAGATGCATTGAAACTGAAAGAGCACGGGGAGCATAACCAATGA
- the dctM gene encoding C4-dicarboxylate TRAP transporter large permease protein DctM, producing MTILFLFVALFVLMFIGVPIAVSLGLAGSVTIMLFSPDSVRSLAIKLFETSEHYTLLAIPFFLLSGAFMTTGGVAKRLIDFANACVGHIRGGLAISAVMACMLFAALSGSSPATVAAVGSIAIAGMVRSGYPQAFGAGIVCNAGTLGILIPPSIVMVVYAAATEQSVGKLFMAGVVPGLLLGFALMLAIYIVARKMNLPAQPRATFREFLTAARKAIWGLLLMVVILGGIYSGMFTPTEAAAVAAVYAGFVALFVYKDLTFRDCPKVLLDSGKLTIMLMFIIANAMLFAHVLTTEQIPQTITAWVIEAGLQPWQFLLVVNIVLLIAGAFMEPSAIILILAPILFPIAVQLGIDPIHLGIIMVVNMEIGLITPPVGLNLFVTSAVTGMPLHQVIRAAWPWLMLLLGFLMVITYIPAVSMALPNWLGMN from the coding sequence ATGACCATTCTGTTCCTCTTCGTCGCACTCTTTGTGCTGATGTTTATCGGCGTGCCGATTGCGGTATCGCTGGGCCTTGCAGGTTCCGTGACGATCATGTTGTTCAGCCCGGACTCGGTCCGTTCGCTGGCGATCAAACTGTTTGAAACGTCCGAGCATTACACACTGCTGGCGATTCCGTTCTTCCTGCTTTCCGGTGCGTTTATGACCACCGGTGGCGTGGCCAAGCGTCTGATCGACTTTGCCAACGCCTGCGTCGGTCACATCCGTGGCGGTCTGGCGATCTCGGCGGTAATGGCTTGCATGCTGTTTGCCGCGCTGTCGGGCTCATCGCCGGCCACCGTTGCCGCCGTGGGTTCGATTGCCATCGCGGGCATGGTGCGCTCGGGTTATCCGCAAGCGTTCGGCGCCGGTATCGTGTGTAACGCCGGTACGCTGGGCATCTTGATTCCGCCTTCAATCGTCATGGTTGTCTACGCAGCGGCGACTGAACAATCGGTCGGCAAGCTGTTTATGGCTGGGGTTGTTCCGGGCCTGCTGCTGGGCTTTGCGTTGATGCTGGCGATCTACATCGTCGCGCGCAAAATGAACCTGCCTGCACAGCCACGTGCAACCTTCCGCGAGTTCCTCACCGCCGCACGTAAAGCGATTTGGGGCCTGCTGCTGATGGTGGTTATTCTCGGCGGTATCTACTCGGGTATGTTCACCCCGACTGAAGCCGCTGCGGTGGCCGCGGTGTACGCCGGTTTTGTCGCGCTGTTTGTCTATAAAGACCTGACTTTCCGCGACTGCCCGAAAGTGCTGCTCGACTCGGGCAAGCTGACCATCATGCTGATGTTCATCATCGCCAACGCCATGCTGTTTGCTCACGTACTGACGACCGAGCAAATCCCGCAGACCATCACCGCCTGGGTGATTGAAGCTGGCTTGCAGCCTTGGCAGTTCTTGCTGGTGGTCAACATCGTGCTGCTGATCGCCGGTGCGTTCATGGAGCCGTCGGCCATCATCCTGATTCTGGCACCGATCCTGTTCCCGATTGCCGTGCAACTGGGCATCGACCCGATCCACCTGGGCATCATCATGGTGGTCAACATGGAGATCGGATTGATAACCCCGCCGGTGGGTCTGAACCTGTTCGTGACTTCGGCGGTGACCGGTATGCCGTTGCATCAGGTGATCCGCGCCGCATGGCCTTGGCTGATGCTGCTGCTAGGCTTCCTGATGGTGATTACCTACATCCCAGCCGTTTCAATGGCGCTGCCAAACTGGCTGGGCATGAACTAG
- a CDS encoding TRAP transporter substrate-binding protein: MKYPSVRRVLLGMLTGFALAGALTAQAADPILIKFSHITADNTPKGKGALLFKKMVDERLAGKVEVQVYSNSSLYGDGKEMEALMLNEVQMLAPAPSKLEQYTKQLQLFDMMFLFDNMAAAQRFQNSDKGKAMLKSMEDKGITGLAFWLNGMRQLTANKPLIKPSDARGLKFRVQPSDLQAAQYSALRAVPRKMSFAEIYQGLQTGVVNAQDNPWSNIYSQKFYEVQKYMIESDHAIGNYVLITNTKFWNSLPTDIRSQLEEIVAEVTTEVNKQAAEVNEQAKQAILDSGKVELITLTPEQRNAWRDAVSPAWKKFEAQIGADVIEAAKAANQAN; this comes from the coding sequence ATGAAGTATCCATCTGTACGTCGTGTCCTGCTGGGCATGCTCACCGGTTTTGCGCTGGCGGGAGCCCTGACTGCCCAGGCTGCGGATCCCATCCTGATCAAGTTCTCGCACATTACTGCTGATAACACCCCGAAGGGCAAAGGCGCACTGCTGTTCAAGAAAATGGTTGATGAGCGCCTGGCTGGCAAAGTTGAAGTGCAGGTCTACTCCAACTCATCGCTGTATGGCGATGGTAAGGAGATGGAAGCCCTGATGCTTAATGAGGTGCAGATGCTTGCGCCAGCGCCATCAAAACTTGAGCAATACACCAAACAATTGCAGCTGTTTGACATGATGTTCCTGTTTGACAACATGGCCGCTGCTCAGCGCTTCCAGAACTCTGACAAGGGCAAGGCGATGCTCAAGTCGATGGAAGACAAAGGCATCACTGGCTTGGCATTCTGGCTCAATGGTATGCGCCAGCTGACCGCCAACAAGCCGTTGATCAAACCGTCCGATGCTCGCGGCTTGAAGTTCCGGGTGCAGCCTTCTGATTTACAAGCCGCGCAATACAGTGCATTGCGTGCAGTGCCTCGTAAAATGTCTTTCGCTGAGATTTATCAAGGCCTGCAGACTGGCGTAGTCAACGCCCAGGACAATCCGTGGTCGAATATCTACAGCCAAAAGTTCTACGAAGTTCAGAAGTACATGATCGAGTCGGATCATGCCATTGGTAACTACGTACTGATTACCAACACCAAGTTCTGGAATAGTCTGCCAACCGATATCCGTAGCCAGCTTGAAGAAATCGTTGCTGAAGTAACGACTGAAGTGAACAAGCAAGCAGCTGAGGTCAACGAGCAAGCCAAGCAGGCGATCCTTGACTCAGGCAAAGTTGAATTGATTACCCTGACACCTGAACAGCGCAACGCCTGGCGTGACGCGGTCAGCCCTGCGTGGAAGAAGTTTGAAGCGCAGATCGGTGCTGATGTAATCGAAGCGGCTAAAGCAGCAAATCAAGCTAACTAA
- a CDS encoding hydroxymethylglutaryl-CoA lyase, giving the protein MSKRLYIQEVATRDGFQIEPNFVATEDKIVLINRLSHSGLAKIEATSFTSPKAIPNLRDAEEVMRSIERVAGVEYTVLVPNVKGCERALSCQVDEVNLVMSASDTHGLANLRMAPEQSLAQFKEIIEVTRGSDVFINASLSTTFGCPFEGAVAEARVYELIQRLADIGVQGITLCDTTGMADPAQVERISREALQRWPESVFTLHFHNTRGMGLANAIAALNAGVDRFDASLGGLGGCPYAPGASGNICTEDLVHMLQRMGFDTGVNLDTLLQAAASLPELLGHDVPGAILKAGKADRRYPKPKWMAATN; this is encoded by the coding sequence ATGAGCAAGCGTCTGTACATTCAGGAAGTGGCTACGCGCGACGGCTTCCAGATAGAACCCAACTTTGTTGCCACCGAAGACAAGATTGTCTTGATCAATCGCCTCTCGCACAGTGGGTTGGCCAAGATCGAAGCCACCTCCTTCACCTCGCCCAAAGCAATCCCCAACTTGCGCGACGCGGAAGAAGTGATGCGCAGCATCGAGCGCGTAGCGGGAGTTGAATACACCGTGTTGGTACCTAACGTGAAAGGCTGCGAACGTGCGCTTTCATGTCAGGTTGATGAGGTCAATCTGGTGATGTCCGCGAGTGATACCCATGGTTTGGCTAACCTGCGTATGGCCCCTGAGCAATCACTGGCACAGTTCAAAGAGATCATCGAAGTCACGCGTGGCAGCGATGTGTTTATCAACGCGTCGCTCTCCACCACTTTTGGCTGCCCCTTTGAAGGCGCTGTAGCCGAGGCTCGCGTGTATGAATTGATTCAGCGCCTGGCCGACATCGGCGTGCAAGGCATCACGCTCTGCGACACCACCGGCATGGCCGATCCTGCGCAAGTTGAGCGCATCAGCCGCGAGGCTCTGCAGCGCTGGCCTGAAAGCGTATTCACCCTGCACTTTCACAATACCCGCGGCATGGGTTTGGCCAATGCAATCGCAGCACTGAATGCGGGTGTTGACCGCTTTGATGCCTCGCTCGGCGGTTTAGGCGGCTGCCCATATGCACCGGGGGCCAGCGGTAATATCTGCACTGAAGATTTAGTGCACATGTTGCAACGCATGGGTTTTGATACCGGGGTTAATCTCGACACTCTGCTGCAGGCTGCCGCCAGCCTGCCTGAATTACTCGGCCATGATGTACCCGGTGCGATCCTTAAAGCTGGTAAAGCTGATCGACGTTATCCAAAACCTAAATGGATGGCAGCGACAAACTGA